One region of Vigna angularis cultivar LongXiaoDou No.4 chromosome 10, ASM1680809v1, whole genome shotgun sequence genomic DNA includes:
- the LOC128194231 gene encoding protein Iojap-related, mitochondrial-like, with product AWNWNVGLLRTRTCLRYVEALLLHQSWKKKVGFCSLFAVDGCNCLLDLSEIEKVLMDIKADDVKVIPVPKHCDWADFMVLATGRSTWHVNNIAQALIYKAKQKQRRMMLPSVKGEEGGKWIVIDSGISCFCNHFCVHFVEFRKSIRGRLDNLLVFFG from the exons GCGTGGAACTGGAATGTGGGGCTTCTTCGAACTAGAACGTGTTTGCGATATGTAGAGGCCCTTCTTCTTCATCAGTCATGGAAAAAGAAGGTAGGGTTCTGTTCTTTGTTCGCCGTTGACGGCTGTAATTGCCTTCTGGATCTGTCGGAGATCGAGAAGGTTCTGATGGATATCAAAGCTGACGACGTTAAGGTGATACCGGTTCCCAAGCACTGCGATTGGGCCGATTTCATGGTTCTCGCCACTGGCAGGTCCACCTGGCACGTCAACAACATAGCCCAAGCCCTAATTTACAAG GCCAAACAGAAACAGAGACGAATGATGCTACCGAGTGTAAAAGGGGAAGAGGGAGGAAAGTGGATAGTCATTGACTCTGGTATCTCGTGCTTTTGTAATCATTTTTGTGTTCATTTTGTTGAGTTTAGAAAATCCATTAGGGGTCGTTTGGACAATCTTCTAGTTTTTTTcggttaa
- the LOC108318938 gene encoding acylamino-acid-releasing enzyme 2 has product MVRQADKARRPSNVEVGDWVYLKIRPHRQTSMSSTLHSKLAARYFGPFLVIQQIGEVAFKLQLPEAARIHPVFHVSQLKKAVGENSVEKELPIDLEMEGPSPWPIRVLDKSVLNILTVVHEFSTSPDGKLLVFLSARSAVDSGVHNATNSLHRIDWLTNGKPFQSSKIDDMIPVVMCAEDGCFPGLYCTIIHSNPWLSDNCTMIISSIWHSSEVLLSVNVLSGEIVHSPVDPNFSWNLLTLDGNNIVAISSSPVDFAQIRYGKAIKKETNNTTWSWSNISSPIFRCSDKVRSLLSSLQSGILRISVKDAHAGQTKGATKPFEAIFVSSKTNTKIEFDPLIVILHGGPQDVSLSYFSIYSWIQLADCKLQDVNDVLSAIDHVINLGLASPSKITVMGISHGGFLTTQLIGQAPDKFVAAAAINPVCNLALMIGTTDIPDWCYVEACGTTARNCFTEPPSADDLTLLYNKSPISHVSKVLK; this is encoded by the exons ATGGTGAGGCAAGCCGACAAGGCAAGAAGACCATCCAATGTGGAGGTGGGAGATTGGGTGTATCTAAAGATCAGACCCCACCGACAGACGTCGATGTCTTCCACACTGCATTCTAAACTAGCCGCTCGGTATTTTGGACCTTTCCTGGTCATACAACAGATAGGAGAAGTGGCATTTAAGTTGCAACTACCCGAAGCCGCGCGGATACATCCAGTATTCCATGTGTCGCAATTAAAGAAGGCCGTGGGGGAGAACAGTGTGGAGAAAGAGTTACCCATAGACTTAGAGATGGAGGGACCGTCTCCCTGGCCGATCAGAGTTCTGGATAAAAG TGTTCTTAATATTCTGACCGTTGTTCATGAATTTTCCACCAGTCCAGATGGAAAACTTCTTGTGTTTTTATCTGCAAGAAGTGCTGTGGACTCTGGAGTGCATAATGCTACAAATTCACTTCACAGAATTGATTGGCTAACTAATGGAAAACCTTTCCAATCTTCCAAAATTGACGACATG ATTCCTGTTGTGATGTGCGCTGAAGACGGTTGCTTCCCTGGGCTTTATTGTACCATTATTCATAGTAATCCTTGGTTATCTGACAATTGCACAATGATTATATCATCCATCTGGCACAGCAGTGAAGTTCTGCTCTCAGTGAATGTGCTGAG TGGGGAGATAGTACATAGCCCTGTAGATCCAAATTTCTCGTGGAATCTTCTTACGCTGGATGGGAACAATATTGTTGCCA TTTCCAGTAGTCCGGTTGATTTTGCTCAAATAAGGTATGGAAAGGCCATTAAGAAGGAGACAAACAATACTACATGGAGTTGGTCAAATATATCCAGTCCAATATTCAGATGCTCTGACAAG GTTAGATCTTTGCTGTCCTCTCTCCAGTCTGGTATACTGAGGATCTCAGTTAAGGATGCTCATGCTGGTCAAACAAAAG gtGCTACAAAACCTTTTGAAGCTATATTTGTGTCTTCTAAAACCAATACCAAGATTGAATTTGATCCGTTAATTGTGATCCTTCATGGAGGGCCCCAAGACGTCTCTTTGTCATACTTTTCTATCTACAGTTGGATACAGCTTGCTGATTGTAAATTACAG GATGTCAATGATGTTCTCTCTGCCATAGATCATGTCATCAACTTGGGTCTTGCCAGCCCATCTAAGATTACAGTAATGGGCATTTCACATGGTGGTTTTCTGACAACTCAGTTGATTGGCCAG GCACCAGACAAGTTTGTAGCAGCGGCTGCAATCAATCCTGTTTGTAACCTTGCACTAATGATTGGAACAACAGATATCCCTGATTGGTGCTATGTAGAAGCTTGTGGAACCACTGCCAGAAATTGCTTTACTGAACCACCTTCCGCAGATGATTTGACTCTCCTTTATAACAAGTCTCCCATTTCACACGTCTCAAAG GTACttaaataa
- the LOC108329653 gene encoding LOW QUALITY PROTEIN: 3-oxoacyl-[acyl-carrier-protein] reductase 4 (The sequence of the model RefSeq protein was modified relative to this genomic sequence to represent the inferred CDS: deleted 1 base in 1 codon), which yields MASIAGSNCVALRTANFAASGNRKVCQIRQWSPVLTNHRSVSGLRHQSNAPFRSSGVKAQVATLEEAGTGATQKVEAPVVVVTGASRGIGRAIALSLGKACCKVLVNYARSSKEAEEVSKEIEEFGGQALTFGGDVSNEADVEAMIKTAVDAWGTVDVLINNAGKNNLTRDGLLMRMKKSQWQEVIDLNLTGVFLCIQAAAKVMMKKKKGRIVNIASVVGLVGNVGQANYSAAKAGVIGLTKTVAKEYASRNITVNAVAPGFIASDMTAKLGQDIEKKILETIPLGRYGQPEEVAGLVEFFALNQASSYITGQVFTIDGGMVM from the exons ATGGCTTCTATTGCCGGATCCAATTGTGTCGCTCTTCGAACCGCCAACTTTGCCGCCTCTGGTAACCGGAAAGTCTGTCAGATCCGGCAATGGTCTCCGGTTCTCACGAATCACCGTTCCGTTTCCGGTCTTCGTCACCAATCGAATGCTCCGTTTAGATCCTCTG GTGTGAAGGCGCAGGTTGCTACTCTGGAGGAAGCGGGAACCGGAGCAACTCAGAAAGTGGAAGCGCCGGTTGTAGTGGTGACTGGAGCTTCCAGAGGTATTGGCCGAGCAATTGCACTGTCGTTAGGCAAAGCATGTTGCAAG GTTCTGGTCAACTATGCAAGGTCATCGAAGGAAGCCGAGGAGGTTTCCAAGGAG ATTGAGGAATTTGGTGGGCAAGCTCTTACATTTGGTGGAGATGTTTCTAACGAAGCTGATGTGGAGGCTATGATTAAAACT GCAGTGGATGCTTGGGGAACAGTTGATGTATTGATAAACAATGCAGGTAA GAATAACTTAACTAGAGATGGTTTATTAATGAGAATGAAGAAATCTCAATGGCAGGAGGTTATTGATCTAAATCTAACTGGTGTTTTTCTTTGCATACAG GCTGCTGCTAAAGttatgatgaagaagaagaag GGAAGGATAGTCAATATTGCGTCAGTTGTTGGTTTGGTTGGCAATGTTGGGCAAGCCAATTATAGTGCTGCAAAAGCAGGAGTAATTGGCCTCACAAAAACAGTTGCAAAGGAATACGCTAGCAGAAACATCACC GTTAATGCAGTTGCTCCCGGGTTTATTGCATCTGACATGACTGCCAAGTTAGGACAGGACATTGAGAAAAAGATATTGGAGACAATCCCATTAG GAAGATATGGCCAACCAGAGGAAGTTGCCGGACTGGTGGAATTCTTC GCTCTTAATCAAGCTTCTAGTTACATCACTGGGCAG GTTTTCACCATTGATGGAGGTATGGTGATGTAA